One region of Ananas comosus cultivar F153 linkage group 9, ASM154086v1, whole genome shotgun sequence genomic DNA includes:
- the LOC109715364 gene encoding probable receptor-like protein kinase At5g61350 — protein sequence MRRSPPLFSLLLLILILTTTATIRAVPPPMQKFDPRDNYLLDCGAPSNTQLDDGRTFRSDPDSSSFLSTPVDVKIAADKPPTTAAASPPLPPIYLTARVFSDRSTYSFFIAQPGRHWIRLHFFPFQNPNYNLSSAVFSVTTDDFVLLHDFSFQTSAAPSPVLKEYLVTVEGSSLNLFFDPKKGSNAFVNAVEVVSAPPNLLPNTTTGLAASPGRGNVDVSNNALQVMYRLNVGGPLIVPLNDTLARTWIPDAAFLTLAAAAEDARVPPGTIKYPDDSSLTPLTAPAMVYATAQQMAQSNTTAANFNITWEMAAEPGFSYLVRLHFCDIVSKTLNSLYFNVYLNGLTGVANLDLSSLTMGLAVAYYTDFVLDSSAIVNSTIMVQVGPSPGSDSGNPNAILNGIEVMKMSNGAGSLDGLYSVNGKIPGATASVGKMILSGVGLAMAVIAMAVAVVAFCRWRCRPHGYQQKSNNSFTSWLLPINASQSSFLSGYSKRSCSRSRFGSAVSRSKSGFSGLFASSTYGVGRYFTFAEMQKATKNFDEKAVIGVGGFGKVYLGMLDDGTKLAIKRGNPSSQQGINEFLTEIQMLSKLRHRHLVSLIGCCDENSEMILVYEYMANGPLRDHLYGADQHPLSWKQRLEICIGSAKGLHYLHTGAAQGIIHRDVKTTNILLDDNLVAKVADFGLSKAAPTLEHTHVSTAVKGSFGYLDPEYFRRQQLTEKSDVYSFGVVLFEVLCTRPAINPALPREQVNLADWALQWHRKGQLDKIIDPQIAGAIKPVSLSKYVEAAEKCLADYGVDRPSMGDVLWKLECALQLQEKEEAMAASSGSEPSESNAKEIPMTSLSGHRNAEIGGAAAGTTFVSGDSGTTVPSPVVQGR from the coding sequence ATGAGGAGATCACCACcactcttctccctcctcctcctcatacTCATCctcaccaccaccgccaccatTCGCGCCGTCCCGCCACCGATGCAAAAATTCGATCCCCGCGACAACTACCTCCTCGACTGCGGTGCACCCTCGAACACGCAGCTCGACGACGGCCGCACTTTCCGGTCCGACCCCgactcctcctccttcctctccaCCCCCGTCGACGTCAAAATCGCCGCCGACAAACCCCCTACTactgccgccgcctccccccCGCTCCCCCCGATCTACCTCACCGCCCGCGTCTTCTCCGACCGGTCCACCTACAGCTTCTTCATCGCGCAGCCCGGTCGCCATTGGATCCGGCTCCATTTCTTTCCGTTTCAGAATCCCAACTACAACCTCTCTTCCGCTGTTTTCTCAGTCACCACCGACGACTTCGTCCTCCTCCACGACTTCTCGTTCCAAACCTCCGCCGCCCCGTCCCCCGTCCTGAAAGAATATCTAGTGACGGTAGAAGGAAGCAGCTTGAACCTCTTCTTCGACCCGAAGAAGGGCTCCAACGCATTCGTCAACGCTGTCGAGGTCGTCTCGGCCCCCCCGAATCTCCTCCCGAACACTACCACCGGCTTGGCGGCATCTCCTGGACGCGGAAATGTCGACGTTTCGAACAACGCCCTCCAGGTGATGTACCGGCTGAACGTCGGCGGGCCGCTGATCGTGCCGCTCAACGACACGCTGGCGAGAACGTGGATTCCGGACGCCGCGTTCTTGACTCTGGCGGCTGCCGCCGAAGACGCCCGCGTGCCGCCCGGCACGATAAAATACCCCGACGACAGCTCGCTCACGCCGCTCACCGCGCCGGCCATGGTCTACGCGACGGCGCAGCAGATGGCGCAGTCGAACACCACCGCCGCCAATTTTAACATAACGTGGGAGATGGCGGCGGAGCCCGGGTTCTCCTACCTCGTCCGGCTCCATTTCTGCGATATCGTGAGCAAAACACTGAACAGCCTCTACTTCAACGTGTACCTTAATGGCCTAACGGGCGTCGCGAACCTCGACCTCTCGAGCTTGACGATGGGCCTCGCCGTGGCCTACTATACGGACTTCGTGCTCGACTCGTCGGCGATCGTCAACTCCACCATTATGGTCCAGGTGGGGCCGTCCCCCGGTTCGGATTCCGGCAACCCGAATGCGATTCTCAACGGCATCGAGGTGATGAAGATGAGCAACGGCGCCGGCAGCCTCGACGGCCTCTACTCGGTCAATGGTAAAATTCCAGGGGCTACAGCGAGCGTCGGGAAGATGATTTTATCGGGCGTCGGGCTCGCGATGGCGGTGATCGCCATGGCGGTCGCGGTCGTCGCGTTCTGCCGCTGGAGATGCCGGCCGCACGGCTACCAGCAGAAGAGCAACAACAGCTTCACGTCTTGGCTTCTCCCGATCAACGCCAGCCAATCaagttttctcagtgggtacagcAAGAGAAGCTGCTCTAGGAGCCGGTTTGGTTCTGCAGTGTCGCGGAGCAAGAGCGGCTTCTCCGGGCTCTTCGCGTCGAGCACGTACGGTGTCGGTCGCTACTTCACCTTCGCCGAGATGCAGAAGGCCACCAAGAACTTCGACGAGAAGGCCGTGATTGGCGTCGGCGGCTTCGGGAAGGTCTACCTCGGCATGCTCGACGACGGGACCAAATTGGCGATCAAAAGAGGGAACCCGTCGTCGCAGCAAGGGATCAACGAGTTCCTCACGGAGATCCAGATGCTGTCGAAGCTCCGCCACCGCCACCTCGTGTCGCTTATCGGGTGCTGCGACGAGAACAGCGAGATGATCTTGGTGTACGAGTACATGGCCAACGGGCCGCTCCGCGACCACCTCTACGGCGCCGACCAGCACCCGCTTTCGTGGAAGCAGCGGCTGGAGATCTGCATCGGGTCGGCGAAGGGGCTGCATTACCTCCACACCGGCGCGGCGCAGGGGATCATCCACCGCGACGTGAAGACGACCAACATCCTCCTCGACGACAATTTGGTGGCCAAAGTCGCTGACTTCGGCCTCTCGAAGGCGGCGCCTACTCTCGAACACACCCACGTGAGCACCGCCGTCAAGGGCAGCTTCGGGTACCTCGACCCCGAATACTTTCGGCGGCAGCAGCTGACGGAGAAGTCGGACGTGTACTCGTTTGGAGTGGTGCTTTTCGAGGTGCTCTGCACGAGGCCCGCGATCAACCCGGCGCTGCCGCGGGAGCAGGTGAACCTCGCCGACTGGGCGCTGCAGTGGCACCGGAAGGGCCAGCTCGACAAGATCATCGACCCGCAGATCGCGGGAGCGATAAAGCCGGTGTCGCTGAGCAAGTACGTCGAGGCGGCGGAGAAGTGCCTCGCCGACTACGGTGTCGATCGGCCGTCGATGGGGGACGTGCTGTGGAAACTCGAGTGCGCGCTGCAGCTGCAGGAGAAAGAAGAGGCGATGGCGGCGTCCTCCGGAAGTGAGCCGTCGGAGAGCAATGCGAAGGAGATTCCGATGACGAGCTTAAGTGGTCATCGTAATGCCGAGATCGGCGGAGCCGCCGCAGGTACCACCTTCGTCAGCGGCGATTCTGGAACCACAGTTCCGTCGCCGGTGGTCCAGGGGAGGTGA